A window from Pseudomonas sp. Tri1 encodes these proteins:
- a CDS encoding 3-carboxy-cis,cis-muconate cycloisomerase produces MSERPGNQLFDAYFTARDMREVFCDAGRVQAMLDVEAALARAEARVGLIPQRAVAPIENACRAQLYDFSALGEAIASAGNSAIPLVKALGKRIASEDAEAERYVHLGATSQDVMDSGLVLQLRQALTLIEDELAQLAVTLARQAERYAATPLAGRTWLQHATPVTLGMKIAGWLGAITRSRQRLKELKPRLLVLQFGGASGTLAALGEQALPIAEALAAELQLSLPEQPWHTQRDRLVEFGSVLGLIAGSLGKLGRDISLLMQTEAGEAFEPSAPGKGGSSTMPHKRNPVGAAVLIGAATRVPGLLSTLFSAMPQEHERSLGLWHAEWETLPEICCLVSGALQQARLLADGLEVDAARMARNLELTQGLVLAEAVSIVLAQRVGRDTAHHLLEQCCKRAVAEQRHLRAVLGDEPQVTAQLSAAEIDHLLNPAHYLGQAQTWVARAVAEHLALNA; encoded by the coding sequence ATGAGCGAACGACCGGGCAATCAGCTGTTCGATGCCTACTTCACCGCCCGCGACATGCGCGAGGTGTTCTGCGATGCGGGCCGGGTCCAGGCTATGCTGGATGTCGAGGCGGCATTGGCTCGGGCCGAGGCGCGGGTGGGATTGATTCCCCAGCGCGCGGTGGCGCCGATCGAGAATGCCTGTCGTGCCCAGTTGTACGATTTTTCGGCGTTGGGCGAAGCGATTGCCAGCGCCGGCAATTCGGCGATCCCCTTGGTCAAGGCGTTGGGCAAGCGCATCGCCAGCGAGGACGCCGAAGCCGAGCGCTATGTGCACCTGGGCGCTACCAGCCAGGACGTGATGGACAGCGGGCTGGTACTGCAACTGCGCCAAGCCTTGACGCTGATCGAGGACGAGCTGGCGCAACTGGCCGTCACCCTGGCCCGCCAAGCCGAACGTTACGCTGCCACGCCGCTGGCCGGGCGCACCTGGCTGCAGCATGCCACGCCGGTGACACTGGGGATGAAAATCGCCGGTTGGCTGGGGGCGATCACTCGCAGCCGCCAACGTCTGAAAGAGCTCAAGCCGCGCTTGCTGGTGCTGCAATTTGGTGGCGCCTCCGGAACGCTCGCCGCATTGGGTGAGCAGGCCCTGCCCATCGCCGAAGCCTTGGCTGCCGAGCTGCAACTGAGCCTGCCGGAACAGCCGTGGCACACCCAGCGCGATCGTCTGGTGGAGTTCGGTTCGGTGCTGGGTTTGATCGCCGGCAGCTTGGGCAAGTTGGGGCGCGACATCAGCCTATTGATGCAAACCGAGGCCGGCGAAGCCTTCGAACCGTCGGCGCCGGGCAAGGGCGGTTCCTCGACCATGCCGCACAAGCGCAATCCAGTGGGCGCGGCGGTGCTGATCGGCGCGGCGACGCGGGTGCCTGGTTTGTTGTCGACGTTGTTCAGCGCCATGCCTCAGGAACATGAGCGCAGCCTGGGCCTGTGGCACGCCGAATGGGAAACCTTGCCGGAGATCTGCTGCCTGGTATCCGGTGCCCTGCAACAGGCGCGGTTGTTGGCTGATGGGCTGGAAGTCGACGCAGCGCGCATGGCCCGCAACCTGGAACTGACCCAGGGGTTGGTGCTGGCCGAAGCGGTGAGCATCGTCCTGGCCCAGCGTGTCGGGCGTGACACTGCGCATCATCTGTTGGAGCAATGTTGCAAGCGCGCGGTGGCCGAGCAACGGCATTTGCGCGCCGTGCTGGGGGATGAACCCCAGGTCACCGCGCAGCTGTCCGCCGCCGAAATCGATCATCTACTCAACCCCGCCCACTACCTCGGCCAGGCCCAGACCTGGGTCGCCCGGGCGGTGGCCGAACACCTTGCCTTGAACGCCTGA
- the pcaD gene encoding 3-oxoadipate enol-lactonase, with protein sequence MGFVKLAEGDLNYRLDGPQDAPVLVLSNSLGTDLHMWDPQVPAFSEHFRVLRFDTRGHGQSLVTEGPYSIEQLGRDVLAMLDQLNIDKVHFCGLSMGGLIGQWLGINAGERLHKLVVCNTAAKIGDPSVWNPRIEAVLRDGQAAMVALRDASIARWFTPDFAEAQPATAKKITDMLAATSPQGYAANCAAVRDADFREQLSSIRVPLLVIAGTEDAVTPPSGGHFIQERVSGAEYAEFYAAHLSNVQAGAAFSARVLDFLLDSGRA encoded by the coding sequence GTGGGATTCGTCAAACTCGCCGAAGGCGATCTGAATTACCGATTGGACGGGCCGCAAGACGCCCCGGTGCTGGTGCTCTCCAACTCCCTGGGCACCGACCTGCACATGTGGGACCCACAGGTCCCGGCCTTCAGCGAACACTTTCGTGTGTTGCGCTTCGACACCCGCGGCCATGGCCAGTCGCTGGTCACCGAAGGACCGTACAGCATCGAACAACTGGGGCGCGATGTGCTGGCGATGCTTGATCAGTTGAACATCGACAAGGTGCATTTCTGTGGTTTGTCCATGGGCGGGTTGATCGGCCAATGGCTGGGGATCAATGCCGGTGAGCGGCTACACAAACTGGTGGTGTGCAACACTGCCGCCAAGATCGGCGATCCCTCGGTGTGGAACCCACGCATCGAAGCCGTGCTGCGTGATGGCCAGGCCGCGATGGTAGCGTTGCGCGATGCCTCGATTGCCCGTTGGTTTACCCCCGACTTTGCCGAGGCGCAGCCTGCGACGGCGAAAAAAATCACCGACATGCTCGCCGCCACTTCGCCCCAGGGTTATGCGGCCAACTGTGCAGCGGTGCGTGATGCCGATTTTCGCGAGCAACTGTCGTCGATCCGCGTACCGCTGTTGGTGATCGCTGGCACCGAAGATGCCGTGACGCCGCCGTCGGGTGGGCACTTTATCCAGGAGCGGGTCAGCGGTGCCGAGTACGCCGAGTTCTACGCCGCGCACCTGTCCAATGTCCAGGCCGGCGCCGCGTTCAGCGCGCGGGTGCTGGATTTCCTGCTTGATTCTGGCCGCGCCTGA
- the pcaC gene encoding 4-carboxymuconolactone decarboxylase yields MDEKQRYDEGMQVRRAVLGDAHVDRSLNALTEFNSEFQEMITRHAWGDIWTRPGLPRHTRSLITIAMLIGMNRNEELKLHLRAAANNGVSRSEIKEVIMQSAIYCGIPAANATFHLAESVWDELGIESRS; encoded by the coding sequence GTGGACGAGAAACAACGTTACGACGAAGGCATGCAAGTGCGCCGCGCGGTGCTGGGCGATGCCCACGTTGACCGTAGCCTCAATGCCCTGACTGAGTTCAACAGCGAATTCCAGGAAATGATTACCCGCCATGCCTGGGGCGACATCTGGACCCGCCCGGGCCTGCCGCGCCATACCCGCAGCCTGATTACCATTGCCATGCTGATCGGCATGAACCGCAACGAAGAACTCAAACTGCATTTACGCGCCGCCGCCAACAACGGCGTGAGCCGCAGCGAGATCAAGGAAGTGATCATGCAGAGCGCTATCTACTGCGGCATTCCGGCGGCCAACGCCACCTTCCACCTGGCCGAATCGGTGTGGGACGAACTGGGTATCGAATCACGGTCTTAA
- a CDS encoding OprD family porin yields the protein MKPTQHLFPSLIAVALTSTALPVLAAESGFVEDAKATLNLRNFYFNRNFTNSNATQGKAEEWTQSFILDAKSGFTQGTVGFGVDVLGMYSVKLDGGRGTAGTQLLPVHDDGRPADDFGRLGVALKAKVSKTELKVGEWMPVLPILRSDDGRSLPQTFRGGQVTSTEISGLTLYGGQFRANSPRNDASMEDMSMNGRGAFTSDRFNFGGGEYAFNEKRTQVGVWYSELSDIYQQQYFNLTHSQPIGDWTLGANLGYFIGKEDGSALAGDLDNKTAFALLSAKYGGNTFYVGLQKVSGDDAWMRVNGTSGGTLANDSYNSSYDNAKEKSWQLRHDFNFAAVGVPGLTLMNRYISGDNVHTATVDDGKEWGRESELAYTVQSGVLKSLNVKWRNSTMRRDYGTNEFDENRLIVSYPISLL from the coding sequence ATGAAACCCACACAGCACTTGTTCCCCAGCCTCATTGCCGTAGCCCTGACCAGTACCGCCCTGCCCGTCCTGGCCGCAGAGTCGGGGTTTGTCGAAGATGCTAAAGCCACGCTGAACCTGCGCAACTTCTACTTCAACCGCAACTTCACCAACTCGAATGCCACCCAGGGCAAAGCCGAGGAATGGACGCAGAGTTTCATCCTCGACGCCAAGTCTGGCTTCACCCAGGGCACGGTCGGCTTCGGTGTCGATGTGCTGGGCATGTACTCGGTCAAGCTTGATGGTGGTCGCGGCACCGCCGGCACCCAGTTGCTGCCCGTGCATGACGACGGTCGCCCTGCCGATGACTTCGGTCGCCTGGGCGTGGCCCTCAAGGCCAAGGTATCGAAGACTGAGCTGAAGGTCGGCGAATGGATGCCGGTGCTACCGATCCTGCGCTCCGACGACGGTCGTTCCCTGCCACAAACCTTCCGTGGCGGCCAGGTCACCTCCACGGAAATCAGCGGCCTGACCCTGTACGGTGGTCAGTTCCGCGCCAACAGCCCGCGCAACGACGCGAGCATGGAAGACATGTCAATGAACGGCCGTGGCGCGTTCACCTCCGACCGTTTCAACTTTGGCGGCGGCGAATATGCCTTCAACGAAAAGCGTACCCAGGTCGGCGTCTGGTATTCGGAACTGTCCGACATCTACCAGCAACAATACTTCAACCTGACCCACAGCCAGCCCATCGGCGACTGGACCCTGGGCGCCAACCTTGGCTACTTCATCGGCAAGGAAGACGGCAGCGCCCTGGCCGGCGACCTGGACAACAAAACCGCGTTCGCCCTGCTCTCGGCCAAATACGGTGGCAACACCTTCTACGTCGGCCTGCAGAAAGTCAGCGGCGATGATGCCTGGATGCGCGTCAACGGCACCAGCGGCGGCACCCTGGCCAACGACAGCTACAACTCCAGCTACGACAACGCCAAGGAAAAATCCTGGCAACTGCGCCATGACTTCAACTTCGCCGCCGTCGGCGTGCCGGGCTTGACCCTGATGAACCGCTATATCAGCGGCGACAACGTGCACACCGCCACGGTTGACGATGGCAAGGAATGGGGCCGGGAAAGTGAGCTGGCTTATACCGTGCAGAGCGGTGTGCTGAAGAGTCTGAATGTGAAGTGGCGTAACTCGACGATGCGCCGGGATTACGGCACCAATGAGTTCGATGAAAACCGGTTGATCGTCAGCTATCCGATCAGCTTGCTGTAA
- a CDS encoding DUF6124 family protein, with amino-acid sequence MKKHHPSSPSESTFPYNDPDPEKLQEAADRALDYHLGTHPDPKPKTSTQVFTVIDTLDTECLLANLSETLASASAMVSDLAFDLKGSRRHVALGVAQMIELSELLANRALDIVDLR; translated from the coding sequence ATGAAAAAACATCACCCTTCTTCGCCGTCAGAGAGCACCTTCCCCTACAACGACCCCGATCCAGAAAAGCTCCAAGAGGCCGCAGACCGAGCACTCGATTACCATCTGGGCACCCACCCTGATCCCAAACCCAAAACCTCAACTCAAGTTTTCACTGTCATCGATACCCTCGACACCGAGTGTCTACTGGCGAACCTCAGCGAAACCCTGGCCTCGGCCAGTGCCATGGTCAGCGACCTGGCGTTCGATCTGAAAGGCTCTCGGCGGCATGTCGCACTAGGCGTGGCACAGATGATTGAATTGAGTGAGTTGTTGGCCAATCGAGCGCTGGATATCGTCGACCTGCGTTAA
- a CDS encoding AdeC/AdeK/OprM family multidrug efflux complex outer membrane factor — MSKSLLSLTIAAIVLSGCSLIPDYQRPETPVAAQYPQGPAYEAAKAPGQAAAEQGWKQFFHDPALQQLIQVALENNRDLRVAALNIDAYAAQYRIQRADLFPAVSATGSASRQRVPARASQTGEAAISSSYSATLGISSYELDLFGRVRSLSEQALQSYFATEEARRSTQISLVANVANAYLTWQADKELLKLTQETLGAYDQSLKLTSRSAEVGVASALDLSQARTAVENARVQLARYTRQVAQDENSLTLLLGTNLPANLNTKPLSDDLLSEVPAGLPSDLLQRRPDILQAERNLLAANANIGAARAAFFPSISLTANAGTLSPDLSGLFKGGSGTWTFAPQINLPIFNAGSLRASLDYAKIQKDINVANYEKAIQTAFQEVSDGLAARRTYNEQLQAQTAYVASNQDYYRLAERRYRIGVDSNLTFLDAQRQLFSAQQSLITDRLSQLTSEVNLYKALGGGWNADTGKNEPVKEEAPETKLF; from the coding sequence ATGAGCAAGTCGCTCCTTTCCCTGACCATCGCCGCCATCGTGCTCAGCGGTTGCTCGCTGATCCCCGATTATCAGCGGCCCGAAACACCGGTCGCGGCGCAATACCCGCAAGGCCCGGCCTACGAAGCGGCCAAGGCCCCGGGCCAGGCCGCCGCCGAGCAGGGCTGGAAACAGTTTTTCCATGATCCGGCACTGCAACAGCTGATCCAGGTCGCCCTGGAAAACAACCGCGACCTGCGGGTCGCGGCGCTGAACATCGATGCCTACGCCGCGCAATACCGCATCCAGCGGGCGGACCTGTTCCCGGCGGTCTCGGCCACCGGTTCGGCCAGCCGTCAGCGGGTGCCGGCGCGCGCGTCGCAAACCGGTGAAGCAGCCATCAGCAGCTCCTACTCGGCCACCCTGGGCATCAGTTCCTATGAGCTGGACCTGTTCGGCCGGGTTCGCAGCCTGAGCGAACAAGCGCTGCAAAGCTACTTCGCCACCGAAGAAGCCCGCCGTAGCACCCAGATCAGCCTGGTGGCCAACGTGGCCAACGCCTACCTGACCTGGCAGGCCGACAAGGAACTGCTCAAGCTGACCCAGGAAACCCTGGGAGCCTACGACCAAAGCCTCAAGCTGACCTCGCGCAGCGCCGAGGTCGGCGTGGCCTCGGCCCTGGACCTGAGCCAGGCGCGCACGGCGGTAGAAAACGCCCGCGTGCAATTGGCGCGCTACACCCGCCAGGTCGCCCAGGATGAAAACAGCCTGACCCTGCTGCTGGGCACCAACCTGCCGGCCAACCTGAACACAAAACCGCTCAGCGATGACCTGCTCAGCGAAGTACCGGCCGGGTTGCCATCTGACCTGCTGCAACGTCGTCCGGACATCCTCCAGGCCGAACGCAACCTGCTGGCCGCCAACGCCAACATCGGCGCCGCGCGGGCCGCGTTCTTCCCGAGCATCAGCCTGACGGCCAACGCCGGCACCTTGAGCCCGGACCTGTCCGGCCTGTTCAAGGGCGGCTCGGGCACCTGGACCTTCGCCCCGCAAATCAACCTGCCGATCTTCAACGCCGGCAGCCTGCGGGCGAGCCTGGATTACGCCAAAATCCAGAAAGACATCAACGTCGCCAATTACGAGAAGGCCATTCAGACGGCATTCCAGGAAGTCTCCGACGGCCTGGCCGCACGCCGGACCTACAACGAACAGTTGCAGGCCCAGACCGCCTACGTTGCCTCCAACCAGGACTACTACCGCCTGGCCGAGCGCCGCTACCGCATCGGCGTCGACAGCAACCTGACCTTCCTCGACGCCCAACGCCAGCTGTTCAGCGCCCAACAATCGCTGATCACCGACCGCCTTTCGCAATTGACCAGCGAGGTCAATTTGTATAAGGCACTGGGGGGCGGCTGGAATGCCGATACCGGTAAGAACGAACCGGTGAAAGAAGAAGCGCCAGAGACGAAGCTGTTCTGA
- the emhB gene encoding efflux RND transporter permease subunit EmhB — protein sequence MSKFFIDRPIFAWVIALVIMLVGALSILKLPINQYPSIAPPAIAIQVTYPGASAQTVQDTVVQVIEQQLNGIDNLRYVSSESNSDGSMTITATFEQGTSSDTAQVQVQNKLNLATPLLPQEVQQQGIRVTKSVKNFLMVIGVVSRDGSMTKDDLANYIVSNLQDPISRTAGVGDFQVFGAQYAMRIWLDPAKLNNFNLTPVDVKNAISAQNVQVSSGQLGGLPALPGQQLNATIIGKTRLQTAEQFKAILLKVNSDGSQVRVGDVADVGLGGENYSVSAQFNGAPASGLAVKLANGANALDTAKALRKTIDDLKPFFPQGMEVVFPYDTTPVVSESIKGVVETLVEAVVLVFLVMFLFLQNFRATIITTMTVPVVLLGTFGILAAFGFSINTLTMFGMVLAIGLLVDDAIVVVENVERVMSEEGLSPKEATKKSMGQIQGALVGIALVLSAVLLPMAFFSGSTGVIYKQFSITIVSAMALSVMVALIFTPALCATMLKAIPKGEHGTPKRGFFGWFNRNFDRSVRSYERGVGNMLKHKAPYLLAYVIIVVGMVWLFTRIPTAFLPEEDQGVLFAQVQTPAGSSAERTQVVVDKMREYLLRPSKDGGEGDAVASVFTVTGFNFAGRGQSSGMAFIMLRPWDERNADNSVFKLAARAQQHFFAFRDAMVFAFAPPAVLELGNATGFDVFLQDRAGIGHDKLMEARNQFLGMAAQSKILSQVRPNGLNDEPQYQLEIDDEKASALGITLSDINNTLSIALGSSYVNDFIDRGRVKKVYVQGQPGARMSPEDLKKWYVRNSAGTMVPFTAFAKGEWVYGSPKLARYNGVEAMEILGTPAPGYSTGEAMAEVEAIAKKLPAGVGISWTGLSYEERLSGSQAPALYALSLLMVFLCLAALYESWSIPIAVMLVVPLGIIGALMATSLRGLSNDVYFQVGLLTTIGLAAKNAILIVEFAKELHEQGRTLVEAAIEACRMRLRPIIMTSLAFILGVVPLAISTGAGSGSQHAIGTGVIGGMLTATILAIFWVPLFFVTVSSIGRRKNADQDDTSETSKEAGQ from the coding sequence TTGCCCTGGTGATCATGCTGGTCGGGGCTCTATCGATCCTCAAATTGCCGATCAACCAGTACCCGAGCATCGCGCCACCGGCCATTGCGATCCAGGTGACCTACCCAGGTGCATCCGCACAAACCGTGCAGGACACCGTGGTGCAAGTCATCGAACAACAGCTCAACGGTATCGACAACCTGCGTTATGTGTCCTCGGAAAGTAACTCCGACGGCAGCATGACCATCACCGCGACCTTCGAGCAGGGCACCAGCTCCGATACCGCGCAAGTCCAGGTCCAGAACAAGCTGAACCTGGCCACCCCGCTGCTGCCGCAAGAAGTGCAGCAGCAGGGTATCCGCGTAACCAAGTCAGTGAAGAACTTCCTGATGGTGATCGGCGTGGTGTCGCGCGACGGCAGCATGACCAAGGACGACTTGGCCAACTACATCGTGTCCAACCTGCAGGACCCGATCTCGCGTACCGCCGGTGTCGGTGACTTCCAGGTCTTCGGTGCGCAGTACGCGATGCGGATCTGGCTCGACCCGGCCAAGCTGAACAACTTCAACCTGACGCCGGTGGACGTGAAAAACGCCATCTCCGCGCAGAACGTCCAGGTCTCCTCCGGCCAGCTCGGCGGCCTGCCCGCCCTGCCCGGCCAGCAACTGAACGCCACCATCATCGGCAAGACTCGTTTGCAGACCGCCGAGCAATTCAAGGCGATCCTGCTCAAGGTCAACTCGGACGGCTCGCAAGTGCGCGTCGGTGACGTTGCCGATGTCGGCTTGGGTGGTGAAAACTACAGCGTCAGCGCCCAGTTCAACGGTGCCCCGGCCTCGGGCCTGGCGGTAAAACTGGCCAACGGCGCCAACGCCCTCGACACAGCCAAGGCCCTGCGCAAGACCATCGACGACCTCAAGCCGTTCTTCCCGCAAGGCATGGAAGTGGTATTCCCGTACGACACCACGCCAGTGGTGAGCGAATCGATCAAAGGTGTGGTTGAAACCCTGGTCGAAGCGGTCGTGCTGGTGTTCCTGGTGATGTTCCTGTTCCTGCAGAATTTCCGCGCCACCATCATCACCACGATGACCGTGCCGGTGGTACTGCTCGGTACCTTCGGGATCCTCGCGGCGTTCGGCTTCAGCATCAACACCCTGACCATGTTCGGCATGGTGCTGGCCATCGGCTTGCTGGTGGACGACGCCATCGTCGTGGTGGAAAACGTCGAACGGGTGATGAGCGAAGAAGGCCTCTCGCCCAAGGAAGCCACCAAGAAATCCATGGGCCAGATCCAGGGCGCCCTGGTGGGTATCGCCCTGGTGCTCTCGGCGGTACTGCTGCCGATGGCGTTCTTCAGCGGCTCCACCGGCGTGATCTACAAGCAGTTCTCCATCACCATCGTCTCGGCCATGGCCTTGTCGGTCATGGTGGCCTTGATCTTCACCCCGGCGTTGTGCGCCACCATGCTCAAGGCGATTCCCAAAGGCGAGCACGGAACACCCAAGCGCGGTTTCTTCGGCTGGTTCAACCGCAATTTTGACCGTAGCGTAAGAAGCTACGAGCGCGGCGTGGGCAATATGCTCAAGCACAAGGCCCCGTACCTGCTGGCCTACGTGATTATCGTGGTTGGCATGGTCTGGCTGTTCACCCGCATCCCGACAGCGTTCCTACCCGAAGAAGACCAAGGTGTACTGTTTGCCCAGGTGCAGACGCCGGCCGGCTCCAGTGCCGAGCGCACCCAGGTGGTAGTGGACAAGATGCGTGAGTACCTGCTGCGTCCGAGCAAGGACGGCGGTGAGGGCGATGCCGTGGCCTCGGTGTTCACCGTGACCGGCTTCAACTTCGCCGGTCGTGGCCAGAGCTCCGGCATGGCGTTCATCATGCTTAGGCCGTGGGACGAGCGTAACGCCGACAACAGCGTGTTCAAGCTCGCGGCGCGTGCCCAGCAGCACTTCTTCGCCTTCCGTGACGCGATGGTGTTCGCCTTTGCTCCACCCGCGGTACTGGAGTTGGGTAACGCCACTGGTTTCGACGTGTTCCTGCAGGACCGCGCCGGCATCGGCCACGACAAGTTGATGGAAGCCCGCAATCAGTTCCTGGGCATGGCCGCGCAGAGCAAGATCCTCTCGCAGGTACGTCCGAATGGCCTGAATGATGAGCCGCAATACCAGTTGGAAATCGATGACGAGAAGGCCAGCGCGCTGGGCATCACCTTGTCAGACATCAACAACACCCTGTCGATTGCCCTGGGCAGTAGCTACGTGAACGACTTCATCGACCGCGGTCGGGTGAAGAAAGTGTACGTGCAGGGTCAACCCGGTGCCCGCATGAGCCCCGAAGACCTGAAGAAGTGGTACGTGCGCAACAGTGCCGGAACCATGGTGCCGTTCACTGCGTTTGCCAAGGGTGAGTGGGTCTACGGCTCGCCGAAACTGGCCCGTTACAACGGCGTGGAAGCCATGGAAATCCTCGGCACCCCGGCGCCTGGCTACTCCACGGGTGAAGCCATGGCCGAAGTCGAGGCCATCGCCAAGAAGCTGCCGGCCGGTGTCGGTATTTCCTGGACGGGCTTGTCCTACGAGGAACGTCTCTCGGGCTCCCAGGCGCCAGCGTTGTATGCCCTGTCGCTGTTGATGGTGTTCCTGTGTCTGGCGGCGCTGTATGAAAGCTGGTCGATTCCGATCGCGGTCATGCTCGTGGTGCCGTTGGGCATTATTGGTGCCCTGATGGCAACCAGCCTGCGCGGCTTGTCGAACGACGTGTACTTCCAGGTAGGCTTGTTGACGACCATCGGTTTGGCGGCGAAAAACGCCATCCTGATCGTGGAATTCGCCAAGGAACTCCACGAACAGGGCCGAACCCTGGTGGAAGCCGCCATCGAAGCCTGTAGGATGCGTTTGCGACCGATCATCATGACCTCCCTGGCGTTCATCCTCGGCGTGGTCCCACTGGCGATTTCCACCGGTGCCGGCTCGGGCAGCCAGCACGCCATCGGTACGGGCGTGATCGGCGGCATGTTGACCGCTACGATCCTGGCTATTTTCTGGGTACCGTTGTTCTTCGTGACCGTGTCGTCGATTGGCCGCCGCAAAAATGCCGACCAGGATGACACTTCTGAAACTTCTAAAGAGGCTGGCCAATGA